The Pantoea phytobeneficialis genome has a segment encoding these proteins:
- a CDS encoding UbiD family decarboxylase, protein MSEKQVKVTDLRSALEVLSQYDDELIYTDEPVDPIAELSGVYRYVGAHGTVKRPTQIGPAMIFNKIKGYNDMRVLIGLLSSRKRVARLFGTTPENLAFMLKDSVANPIAPIVIPREQAVSQEVVHLASDPNFDILKILPAPTNTPEDAGPYFTLGMCYAADPETGEHDVTIHRLCVQSKDEISMYFVPGRHLDTFRQKAEAAGKPLPISISIGVDPAIEIGACFEPPTTPLGFDELSIAGSLRNQAVELAECLTVKARAIANAEVVIEGELLPGVRVREDQNTNSGKAMPEFPGYTGAAQAQVPVIKVKAITHRRSPILQTCIGPSDEHTNMAGIPTEASILQMVERALPGFVQTVHCPTPGTGKYLAVLQVKKRTPADEGRQRQAALLAFSAFSELKHVMLVDEDVDVFDINDVIWAMTTRYQGDVDTVFIPGVRCHPLDPSSDPAYSPSVRDHGIACKTIFDCTVPYHLKANFHRSEFLEVDVNRFIPGFNKK, encoded by the coding sequence ATGTCTGAGAAGCAAGTAAAAGTCACCGATTTACGTTCCGCGCTGGAGGTGTTAAGCCAGTACGATGATGAATTGATTTACACCGATGAACCTGTAGATCCGATCGCGGAATTATCCGGCGTTTACCGTTATGTCGGTGCACACGGCACGGTAAAACGTCCGACGCAAATCGGCCCGGCGATGATTTTCAACAAAATCAAAGGCTACAACGATATGCGCGTGCTTATCGGCCTGCTGTCTTCACGTAAACGTGTGGCACGCCTGTTTGGCACCACACCGGAAAATCTGGCGTTTATGCTGAAAGATTCGGTCGCTAACCCGATCGCGCCGATTGTTATCCCGCGTGAACAAGCGGTATCTCAGGAAGTGGTGCATCTGGCCAGCGATCCGAACTTCGATATCCTGAAAATCCTGCCTGCGCCAACCAACACCCCGGAAGATGCCGGCCCTTATTTCACCCTCGGTATGTGTTACGCCGCCGATCCGGAAACCGGTGAACACGACGTCACCATCCATCGCCTGTGCGTGCAAAGCAAAGACGAAATCTCGATGTATTTCGTGCCAGGCCGTCACCTCGATACTTTCCGTCAGAAAGCTGAAGCGGCCGGTAAACCGCTGCCGATCTCTATCAGCATCGGTGTCGATCCGGCGATTGAGATTGGTGCCTGTTTTGAACCGCCAACAACGCCGCTGGGCTTTGATGAATTGTCGATTGCCGGCAGCCTGCGTAACCAGGCCGTTGAGTTAGCAGAATGTCTGACCGTGAAAGCACGCGCCATCGCCAATGCGGAAGTGGTGATTGAAGGTGAGTTGCTGCCCGGTGTACGTGTACGTGAAGACCAGAACACCAATTCCGGCAAAGCGATGCCTGAATTCCCCGGTTATACCGGTGCGGCACAGGCTCAGGTGCCGGTGATCAAAGTCAAAGCCATTACCCATCGTCGTTCACCGATCCTGCAAACCTGTATTGGCCCCAGCGATGAACACACCAATATGGCCGGTATCCCGACTGAAGCCAGTATTTTGCAGATGGTGGAACGCGCGCTGCCAGGTTTCGTGCAGACCGTACACTGTCCGACACCGGGCACAGGCAAATATCTGGCGGTGTTGCAGGTGAAAAAACGCACCCCGGCGGATGAAGGTCGTCAGCGTCAGGCGGCACTGCTGGCGTTCTCCGCCTTCTCTGAGCTGAAACATGTGATGCTGGTGGATGAAGACGTCGATGTGTTTGATATTAACGATGTGATCTGGGCGATGACCACCCGTTATCAGGGCGATGTCGATACCGTGTTTATTCCGGGTGTACGTTGCCATCCGCTTGATCCGTCCTCTGATCCGGCCTACAGCCCGTCAGTACGCGACCACGGTATTGCCTGCAAAACTATCTTTGACTGCACCGTGCCTTACCACCTGAAAGCTAACTTCCACCGTAGCGAATTCCTCGAAGTGGATGTGAATCGCTTCATCCCAGGTTTCAACAAAAAATAA
- a CDS encoding UbiX family flavin prenyltransferase: protein MSGSVIRSSGKPRVIVGISGASGFSYGVQALRYLRQLEVESHLVISPAGHLNREHETDLTAEDVAEMADVVYPIRAVGAAIASGSFRTLGMLVAPCSMHTLAAIANGLTDNLLTRAADVVLKERRRLVLMVRETPLHLGHIRNMQQATESGAIVFPPVPALYARPQTVEEIIAHSVARALGLMDLDCADLPRWGEDVTLMTRSNKS, encoded by the coding sequence ATGTCAGGGTCTGTCATTCGAAGCAGCGGTAAACCACGGGTTATTGTTGGCATTAGCGGAGCGTCTGGTTTTTCCTATGGCGTACAGGCATTGCGTTATTTGCGTCAGCTGGAGGTGGAGAGCCATCTGGTGATCTCGCCAGCCGGGCACCTCAATCGCGAACATGAAACCGATCTTACTGCTGAAGATGTCGCGGAAATGGCCGATGTGGTTTATCCCATCCGTGCCGTCGGGGCCGCCATTGCCAGTGGCTCATTCCGCACCCTTGGCATGCTGGTGGCTCCGTGTTCGATGCACACCCTGGCGGCTATCGCCAATGGCCTGACCGACAATCTGCTGACGCGTGCAGCCGATGTGGTGTTGAAAGAACGCCGTCGCCTGGTGTTAATGGTGCGGGAAACGCCGCTTCACTTGGGGCATATCCGTAATATGCAGCAGGCGACGGAATCCGGCGCGATTGTGTTTCCGCCGGTGCCCGCGCTTTATGCGCGGCCACAAACTGTTGAAGAGATAATTGCGCACAGCGTGGCGCGTGCTCTGGGGCTGATGGATCTGGATTGTGCCGATCTGCCGCGCTGGGGGGAAGACGTGACTTTAATGACCAGGAGTAATAAATCGTGA
- a CDS encoding DUF554 domain-containing protein encodes MIIGPYINGSAVLIGGIVGALLSSRLPERIRTSMPLIFGAASMCMGIVLVVKVSHMPVMVLSVILGALLGELCYLEKGIGKLGSKARGLVEMFVSSGEQDKESQEQFLQSYVAIIVLFCASGTGIFGSMHEGMTGDTSVLIAKSFLDLFTAAIFATSLGFAVAVVAVPQLIIQLLLAYGAVFILPLTTPAMQADFSAVGGVLMFATGFRICGIKIFPVANMLPALVLAMPISSLWTSFF; translated from the coding sequence GTGATTATAGGACCCTATATTAATGGCTCTGCCGTGCTGATCGGCGGCATTGTCGGTGCGTTGCTCAGTTCGCGTCTGCCAGAACGCATCAGAACCTCGATGCCGCTGATCTTCGGTGCAGCTTCCATGTGTATGGGGATTGTTCTGGTGGTGAAAGTCAGCCATATGCCGGTGATGGTGTTATCGGTGATCCTGGGGGCGTTGCTGGGTGAGCTGTGTTATCTGGAAAAAGGTATCGGTAAGCTCGGCAGCAAAGCGCGTGGACTGGTCGAGATGTTCGTCAGTTCCGGCGAACAGGATAAGGAGTCGCAGGAGCAGTTCCTGCAAAGTTATGTGGCGATCATCGTGCTGTTTTGCGCCAGCGGCACCGGGATTTTCGGTTCGATGCATGAAGGGATGACCGGTGACACCAGCGTCCTGATTGCAAAATCCTTTCTCGACTTGTTTACCGCCGCGATTTTTGCCACGTCGCTCGGTTTCGCGGTGGCGGTGGTTGCGGTGCCTCAGCTGATTATTCAGCTACTGCTCGCCTATGGTGCGGTGTTTATCCTGCCGTTAACCACGCCCGCGATGCAGGCTGATTTCTCGGCGGTTGGCGGCGTATTAATGTTCGCCACAGGCTTTCGCATTTGCGGCATTAAAATCTTCCCGGTCGCCAATATGTTGCCTGCTCTGGTGCTGGCGATGCCAATCTCTTCTTTATGGACCAGCTTCTTTTAA
- a CDS encoding right-handed parallel beta-helix repeat-containing protein, producing the protein MIKNNIACAIALLLPLASHAADNATQGIEVLRVTSPADDGSQGTLRWALEKNNQNPGHYRIELHSANNQPLIIKPNKPLPEIKGPVEIINTDFLKQGKYVAIDGSGYIKGVDPQSCPGAVPGQYGANVRTTTMPGLVLRDTHDVTLQGVEVRNFCIGILVNRAKNNVIEDNRIVGNHGGAGIMLTGDDGKGNSTATTTERNKIIRNTFINNGDAMEATRGASFNLIADNFVTTDNVHNQEPSQGLEMLWGNDNEVIHNHFENYSDGVQLNWGNRNYIADNTFTNLSSAVTLSGTGNVVAGNTMIGNRVAVSVRPQGEPGKNGSFGINRITGPAVNRITENIMVDNGKDIKRCFAGGSCLPGYAGAIVFNVPGLEHAAFIGNRGGGIGNDTSKLEKICAIDGNVAGCEATPNKDQPAPVITRVVRDQQMLTIDGSVKGEANTAYRIEFFSNSKATMDEAEHFLGYQMVAINAQGNGTIHYQTPLSADLAVANVTSTATTDDGATSPLSKPAPMQ; encoded by the coding sequence ATGATTAAAAATAACATTGCCTGTGCAATAGCGTTGCTATTGCCATTGGCTTCGCACGCCGCAGATAACGCAACACAAGGTATTGAAGTATTACGGGTGACGTCTCCTGCCGATGATGGCAGCCAGGGCACGCTGCGCTGGGCGCTGGAAAAAAACAACCAAAATCCCGGACATTATCGTATTGAATTACACTCCGCCAATAACCAGCCACTGATTATCAAACCTAATAAACCATTACCGGAAATTAAAGGTCCGGTAGAGATTATTAACACCGATTTCCTTAAACAAGGGAAATATGTCGCCATCGACGGTTCTGGATATATTAAAGGTGTGGACCCGCAATCCTGCCCCGGTGCCGTCCCTGGCCAGTACGGTGCTAATGTGCGTACCACGACCATGCCGGGTCTGGTGCTGCGCGATACCCATGATGTCACCCTGCAAGGGGTTGAAGTGCGTAATTTCTGTATCGGGATTCTGGTGAATCGCGCCAAAAACAACGTGATTGAAGATAACCGCATCGTCGGTAATCATGGCGGTGCCGGTATTATGTTAACCGGGGATGATGGCAAGGGTAACTCGACCGCCACCACCACCGAGCGTAATAAAATTATCCGCAATACGTTTATTAATAATGGTGATGCGATGGAAGCCACCCGTGGTGCCTCGTTTAACCTGATTGCGGATAACTTTGTCACCACCGACAACGTACATAACCAGGAACCTTCACAGGGGCTGGAGATGCTGTGGGGGAATGACAACGAAGTGATTCATAATCATTTTGAAAATTATTCCGACGGCGTACAGCTCAATTGGGGAAATCGCAACTACATTGCCGATAATACCTTCACCAATCTCTCTTCTGCGGTGACATTAAGTGGGACGGGCAACGTGGTGGCCGGGAATACCATGATCGGCAATCGGGTGGCGGTTTCCGTGCGCCCGCAGGGTGAACCCGGTAAAAACGGCAGCTTTGGCATTAACCGGATTACCGGGCCGGCCGTGAACCGGATCACTGAAAATATTATGGTCGACAACGGCAAAGACATTAAACGTTGCTTTGCCGGTGGGAGCTGCCTGCCAGGTTATGCCGGTGCCATTGTATTTAATGTGCCAGGCCTCGAACATGCGGCCTTTATCGGTAATCGTGGCGGTGGTATCGGCAATGACACCAGCAAGCTGGAAAAAATCTGCGCCATTGATGGTAACGTGGCTGGATGTGAAGCAACGCCGAATAAAGATCAGCCTGCGCCGGTCATTACCCGTGTCGTGCGTGACCAGCAGATGCTAACCATCGACGGCAGCGTGAAAGGGGAGGCCAATACTGCCTACCGCATTGAGTTTTTCTCCAACAGCAAAGCAACGATGGACGAAGCGGAGCATTTCCTCGGCTATCAGATGGTTGCCATTAATGCACAGGGTAACGGCACTATCCATTATCAGACCCCGCTGAGCGCGGATTTAGCGGTGGCGAATGTGACATCCACTGCCACCACCGATGACGGTGCTACTTCACCTTTAAGTAAGCCTGCCCCCATGCAATAA
- the aroD gene encoding type I 3-dehydroquinate dehydratase → MNLHKSVLAISLLLALPGVTSAIAATSAPAAAVNVRHAQPITIRQTTIGEGMPKVIIPTTGATADQVLAQAKVIGANPDADLIEYRIDYLNFATDAAQVGALGKQVAGEVQAKPLILTFRTQSEGGAKAISDKAYGKLYLALIKDHFIDILDVEMFRDPAVIHQVVTAAHAAGIKVVMSSHDFQKTPATSEIVARLRKQDSMGADILKIAVMPHDSGDVVKLMDATAQIRNDYSRKPLLTMSMGGLGAISRLSGEVFGDDLTFGMIGTASAPGQVDAAQLHQVLKTVDVALNGH, encoded by the coding sequence ATGAATTTGCATAAAAGTGTATTAGCGATTTCTTTGCTGCTGGCCTTGCCAGGTGTGACCAGCGCCATTGCCGCCACCAGCGCACCGGCTGCGGCCGTCAACGTACGACACGCACAACCCATCACCATTCGCCAGACCACCATTGGCGAAGGGATGCCGAAAGTCATCATCCCTACCACCGGCGCGACAGCCGACCAGGTTCTGGCGCAGGCCAAAGTTATCGGCGCGAACCCGGATGCCGATTTGATTGAATACCGTATTGATTATCTGAATTTCGCCACCGATGCTGCGCAAGTTGGCGCATTGGGCAAACAGGTTGCGGGTGAAGTGCAGGCTAAACCCCTTATCCTGACCTTCCGTACGCAGTCTGAAGGTGGCGCGAAAGCCATCAGCGATAAGGCGTATGGCAAGCTCTATCTGGCGCTGATTAAAGATCACTTTATCGATATTCTCGATGTGGAGATGTTCCGCGATCCGGCAGTGATCCACCAGGTGGTCACCGCTGCCCATGCCGCCGGAATTAAAGTGGTGATGTCCAGCCATGATTTCCAGAAAACCCCGGCCACCAGCGAGATCGTTGCTCGTCTGCGTAAGCAGGACAGCATGGGCGCAGATATTCTGAAAATTGCGGTGATGCCGCATGATTCAGGTGATGTGGTGAAACTGATGGATGCTACGGCGCAGATCCGCAATGACTACTCGCGTAAACCGTTGCTGACGATGTCGATGGGCGGCCTGGGGGCGATTTCCCGGCTTTCCGGGGAAGTGTTTGGTGATGACCTGACCTTTGGCATGATTGGTACGGCGTCTGCACCGGGACAGGTGGATGCGGCACAGTTGCATCAGGTATTGAAAACGGTTGATGTGGCGCTGAACGGCCATTAA
- a CDS encoding carbohydrate porin, translated as MAVPAAQATDFFHQDTLTGDWDGARSDLAQHGVNLTGDYVSETAGVLSGGQSYGTRYAQQIRLGATFDLNRLFNAQHAGTVQLSINDRRGRSTSADLVGNRLPIQEAYGGEYTRLSELSYANYLFTPQLQYKLGWLAMGNDFGGLSILTNFMNAGFCAHPLSMSGGSGWGNYPNAHLGGELKYSFNDSWALQTAVFNVNPEQNSESSRAFKPFAPGTTGYIVPVELIYNLQGELPGQYKLGYYYDSSNVARIDQPDRRADKRWGAYLLADQTIWQSTSLRNQNLHMFGQATTTDAATSPFRHWYSAGLVLTGPFAARPHDAIAIGYGRAVYNQHSRDNAVDSLRAKGELADAEMVNGLDIGEQLVEMTYTLQATPWLSVRPSVQYIKEPGAFSNKEIKDTWVAGVQVKVKF; from the coding sequence TTGGCAGTACCTGCCGCACAAGCTACCGACTTCTTCCACCAGGACACCCTGACCGGTGACTGGGATGGCGCACGGAGCGATCTCGCCCAGCACGGCGTTAACTTAACCGGCGACTATGTCTCAGAAACCGCAGGCGTGTTGAGCGGCGGCCAGTCTTATGGCACACGCTACGCTCAGCAGATCCGTCTGGGTGCCACCTTTGATTTGAACCGTCTGTTCAATGCGCAGCACGCCGGTACGGTCCAGCTGTCAATCAACGATCGTCGTGGACGCAGCACCTCGGCGGATCTGGTCGGCAACCGTCTGCCAATTCAGGAAGCGTATGGCGGCGAATATACTCGCCTGAGCGAACTGAGCTACGCCAATTATCTCTTCACCCCGCAGTTGCAGTACAAGCTGGGCTGGCTGGCTATGGGGAATGATTTCGGCGGCCTGTCAATTCTGACCAACTTTATGAACGCAGGCTTCTGTGCTCACCCGCTGTCGATGTCAGGTGGCAGCGGCTGGGGTAACTACCCCAACGCCCACCTCGGCGGTGAGTTAAAGTACAGCTTCAATGACAGCTGGGCGCTGCAAACGGCGGTATTTAACGTTAACCCGGAACAGAACAGCGAATCGTCCCGTGCGTTTAAACCCTTTGCACCGGGCACCACCGGCTATATCGTCCCGGTTGAGTTGATCTACAACTTACAGGGTGAGTTACCCGGTCAGTACAAACTCGGTTACTACTACGACAGTTCCAACGTCGCACGTATCGACCAGCCCGATCGCCGTGCTGATAAACGCTGGGGTGCCTACCTGCTGGCCGACCAGACCATTTGGCAGTCCACTTCGCTGCGCAACCAGAACCTGCATATGTTTGGTCAGGCCACCACCACCGATGCCGCCACCTCGCCGTTCCGTCACTGGTACTCGGCCGGTTTGGTATTGACTGGACCGTTTGCAGCGCGTCCGCATGATGCGATTGCCATTGGTTATGGTCGTGCGGTGTACAACCAGCACAGTCGTGATAATGCCGTTGACAGTTTGCGCGCCAAAGGCGAATTAGCCGACGCAGAAATGGTAAATGGTCTGGATATTGGCGAACAGCTGGTTGAGATGACCTATACCCTGCAAGCAACGCCGTGGCTGTCGGTACGCCCGAGCGTGCAGTACATCAAAGAACCGGGTGCGTTCTCGAATAAAGAGATCAAAGATACCTGGGTTGCGGGTGTGCAGGTTAAAGTGAAGTTCTAA
- the mtfA gene encoding DgsA anti-repressor MtfA, with translation MFKWPWHAQVETSVAALPWQQALAQPIFSLLDENEQTSLIALAQRFLQQKKITPLQALQLDELRTARLALLFCLPVLKLGLEWLDGFHEILIYPEPFNVDDHWQDDSGLVHQAAAVHAGQSWTQGPVVLNALDIQDSFDLSGYNLVIHEVAHKLDARGSGYTSGVPAIALRDVASWEKDLLQAMEEIEAEVELVGEQAATIDPYAASDPAECFAVLSEYFFSAPDLLAERFPAMYRHLQQFYRQDPLARLAATRPEIA, from the coding sequence ATGTTCAAATGGCCGTGGCACGCGCAGGTAGAAACTTCAGTCGCAGCGCTGCCGTGGCAACAAGCGCTGGCACAACCTATTTTCTCTCTGCTTGACGAAAACGAGCAAACCAGCCTCATCGCACTGGCACAGCGCTTCCTGCAACAAAAAAAAATCACACCATTGCAGGCATTGCAACTCGACGAACTGCGTACCGCCCGACTGGCGTTGCTATTTTGCCTGCCAGTGTTGAAGCTCGGCCTGGAATGGCTTGATGGCTTCCATGAAATTTTGATCTACCCCGAGCCCTTCAACGTCGATGACCACTGGCAAGATGACAGCGGCCTGGTGCATCAGGCGGCGGCGGTGCACGCCGGACAAAGCTGGACCCAGGGGCCAGTGGTGTTGAATGCGCTGGATATCCAGGATTCGTTTGATCTCTCCGGCTATAACCTGGTGATCCATGAAGTCGCACATAAACTGGATGCACGCGGCAGCGGCTACACCAGCGGTGTCCCGGCCATTGCCCTGCGTGATGTCGCCAGTTGGGAAAAAGATTTACTTCAGGCGATGGAGGAGATCGAAGCTGAAGTGGAGTTGGTGGGTGAACAAGCCGCCACCATCGATCCCTACGCTGCCAGCGATCCCGCCGAGTGCTTTGCCGTCCTCTCCGAATATTTCTTTAGCGCACCGGATTTACTGGCAGAGCGTTTTCCCGCTATGTACCGCCATCTGCAACAATTCTATCGTCAGGACCCCCTGGCGCGTTTAGCCGCCACGCGACCGGAAATTGCTTAA